The following proteins come from a genomic window of Pararhodobacter sp.:
- a CDS encoding ABC transporter ATP-binding protein: MSAQRKLVEVRGLKLHFPIYGGILRRQVSAVKAVDGVSFDIFEGETLGIVGESGCGKSTCGRAVLRLYEATAGSITIDGTDIASLSQEELRKRRPMMQMVFQDPQASLNPRMTVAGIIGEPLDEHTNWPKAKKLERIYELMDKVGLNRDFANRYPHAFSGGQRQRIGIARALALNPKFIVCDEPIAALDVSIQAQVVNLLEELQEQFGLTYMFISHDLSMMRHIADRVAVMYLGVIVELAPVHKLYDAPLHPYTEALLSAVPEPDPSLARKERIVLQGDVPSPSNPPVGCNFCTRCPKVMDICKVEKPPLREIEPGHFSACHLLNDRPTIGQTGGAKTTSTQSRNQQGEVA; the protein is encoded by the coding sequence ATGAGTGCGCAGCGCAAACTGGTCGAAGTTCGCGGCCTCAAACTCCACTTCCCGATCTATGGCGGCATTTTGCGCCGTCAAGTCAGCGCCGTGAAAGCCGTTGACGGCGTTTCGTTTGACATCTTCGAAGGTGAAACCCTTGGAATCGTAGGAGAGTCCGGTTGCGGCAAGTCCACCTGTGGCCGGGCGGTCTTGCGTCTGTACGAAGCCACCGCCGGTTCGATCACCATTGACGGCACCGACATCGCAAGCTTGTCACAGGAAGAGCTGCGCAAGCGACGCCCGATGATGCAGATGGTGTTCCAGGACCCGCAGGCCAGCCTCAACCCGCGGATGACCGTCGCAGGAATCATTGGCGAACCGCTGGACGAACATACAAATTGGCCCAAAGCCAAAAAGCTGGAGCGGATCTACGAGCTGATGGACAAGGTCGGCCTGAACCGCGACTTTGCCAACCGCTATCCGCATGCATTCTCGGGCGGCCAACGGCAGCGGATCGGGATCGCGCGGGCCTTGGCCCTGAACCCCAAGTTCATCGTGTGCGACGAGCCGATCGCGGCGCTGGACGTGTCGATTCAGGCGCAGGTCGTGAACCTGCTGGAGGAGCTTCAGGAGCAATTCGGCCTGACCTACATGTTCATCAGCCACGACCTGAGCATGATGCGCCACATCGCCGACCGTGTGGCGGTGATGTATCTGGGCGTGATCGTCGAGCTGGCGCCGGTGCACAAGCTTTATGATGCGCCATTGCATCCTTATACCGAAGCTCTGCTTTCGGCCGTGCCAGAACCAGATCCCTCTCTGGCCCGCAAAGAGCGTATCGTACTTCAGGGGGACGTCCCGTCGCCCTCGAACCCGCCGGTTGGCTGCAATTTTTGCACCCGGTGTCCCAAGGTCATGGACATCTGCAAGGTTGAAAAGCCGCCACTTCGCGAAATTGAGCCGGGTCATTTCTCGGCTTGTCACCTGCTCAATGACAGACCGACCATCGGCCAAACCGGTGGCGCGAAAACGACAAGCACTCAATCAAGAAACCAACAAGGAGAAGTTGCATGA
- a CDS encoding ABC transporter ATP-binding protein: protein MPDGAAPILEVTDLKTVFHTRGGEVHAVNSVSFDLRPGELLGVVGESGSGKSVTMMSLLGLLPSPPAEVRNGTVMMNGRNLLTLDAESLRHVRGNDIGFVFQDPMTSLNPVFNVGFQIMEPLRAHRGMSKAKARDRAVELLELVGIPDARRRLDDYPHQFSGGMRQRVMIAIALACDPKVLIADEPTTALDVTIQAQILELVKELRQKLGMAIIWITHDLGVIAGIADRVMVMYGGQIAEQGPVREVFANPAHPYTRALLQTMPKLHGARDAKLRVIEGQPPILNRQPVACPFNDRCPHAFARCAAENPKRRSLGENHDVACHWDHKGAAL from the coding sequence ATGCCTGACGGGGCAGCGCCAATTCTTGAGGTCACGGATCTCAAAACGGTTTTTCACACTCGAGGTGGCGAAGTTCATGCGGTGAACTCTGTTAGCTTTGACCTTCGGCCGGGCGAATTGCTGGGTGTGGTTGGCGAGTCTGGGTCAGGCAAGTCTGTGACCATGATGTCCTTGTTGGGTTTGCTACCGTCGCCACCCGCCGAAGTGCGCAACGGGACCGTCATGATGAATGGCCGCAATCTGCTGACATTGGACGCCGAAAGCCTGCGTCACGTTCGCGGCAACGATATCGGCTTTGTGTTTCAGGATCCGATGACCTCGCTGAACCCTGTGTTCAATGTCGGTTTTCAGATCATGGAGCCCCTGCGCGCGCACCGGGGGATGAGCAAGGCCAAAGCCCGCGATCGCGCGGTGGAGCTGCTTGAACTCGTCGGCATCCCCGACGCTCGCCGCCGCCTCGACGACTATCCGCACCAGTTTTCGGGCGGTATGCGCCAGCGGGTGATGATTGCGATTGCGCTCGCCTGTGATCCGAAGGTGTTGATCGCCGATGAGCCGACCACCGCGCTGGATGTGACCATTCAGGCGCAAATTCTGGAATTGGTGAAAGAGCTGCGCCAAAAGCTGGGCATGGCGATTATCTGGATCACGCATGATCTTGGCGTTATTGCCGGGATCGCGGACCGGGTGATGGTGATGTATGGCGGCCAGATCGCCGAGCAAGGTCCGGTGCGCGAAGTTTTCGCCAATCCGGCCCACCCCTATACCCGCGCGCTGCTGCAAACGATGCCCAAACTTCACGGCGCGCGCGACGCGAAACTGCGTGTGATCGAAGGCCAGCCGCCAATCTTGAACCGCCAGCCCGTCGCGTGCCCGTTCAACGACCGCTGCCCGCACGCCTTCGCACGCTGTGCCGCCGAAAACCCGAAGCGCCGCTCATTGGGCGAGAACCACGACGTCGCCTGTCATTGGGATCACAAAGGGGCCGCCCTATGA
- the argE gene encoding acetylornithine deacetylase: MVATILDARAILDRLVAFPTVSRDTNLPLVDWVQGYLSSHGIESHRIASPCGEKAHLFAHVGPDLPGGVVLSGHTDVVPVDGQAWTSDPWTLTEKDGKLFGRGTCDMKGFDALAIWAMIAAKDAPLKRPLQLALSFDEEVGCMAVADLVEGLIGSALPRAESVIVGEPSMMKVVTGHKGGIGFRVHVHGFEVHSSLAPYGVSAIHEAARLIHWANEQNDANARATPSDLAAPFDPPYSTLHVGMIKGGTAHNITAKDCEFLLSVRAVPGDTGWGDKMLAAARDIERNMQAIRPETSIEMSPAFGVPPLAPEYGGPAETLTRRLTGDNGTHVVSYGTEGGQFQTRGYSVVVCGPGDIAQAHQPDEFVSLEQFAAGQTFMERLLADLSDG, encoded by the coding sequence ATGGTTGCGACCATTCTCGACGCACGCGCGATTCTGGATCGTCTGGTTGCGTTTCCGACCGTCAGTCGCGACACAAATCTGCCTCTGGTGGATTGGGTGCAGGGGTATCTGTCGTCGCATGGCATTGAAAGCCACCGCATCGCGTCACCGTGTGGCGAAAAAGCGCATCTTTTTGCACATGTCGGGCCGGATCTGCCGGGCGGGGTGGTGTTGTCTGGCCACACCGATGTGGTTCCGGTCGATGGGCAGGCATGGACCAGCGATCCTTGGACGCTGACCGAGAAAGACGGCAAGCTGTTTGGCCGTGGCACCTGCGACATGAAGGGCTTTGATGCCCTGGCGATCTGGGCCATGATCGCGGCCAAGGACGCGCCCCTCAAGCGTCCGTTGCAATTGGCGCTGTCGTTCGATGAAGAGGTGGGGTGCATGGCGGTCGCCGACCTTGTCGAGGGGTTGATCGGCTCTGCGTTGCCGCGCGCGGAATCCGTGATCGTGGGCGAACCGTCGATGATGAAGGTCGTCACCGGGCACAAGGGCGGAATTGGGTTTCGGGTGCATGTACACGGGTTCGAGGTGCATTCCTCGTTGGCCCCCTATGGCGTCAGCGCGATTCACGAAGCGGCGCGCCTCATCCATTGGGCCAATGAGCAAAATGATGCCAATGCGCGGGCCACACCCAGCGACTTGGCGGCCCCGTTTGATCCGCCGTATTCAACGCTGCATGTCGGCATGATCAAGGGGGGAACGGCGCATAACATCACCGCCAAGGATTGCGAGTTTTTGCTGTCGGTGCGCGCCGTACCGGGTGATACCGGATGGGGCGACAAGATGCTGGCCGCAGCCAGAGACATTGAAAGAAACATGCAGGCGATTCGGCCAGAAACCTCGATCGAGATGAGTCCTGCCTTTGGCGTGCCCCCCTTGGCCCCTGAATACGGCGGGCCGGCCGAAACCCTGACGCGCCGGCTGACGGGTGACAATGGCACGCATGTGGTCAGCTACGGCACCGAAGGCGGACAGTTTCAGACGCGGGGCTATTCGGTCGTGGTCTGCGGCCCCGGCGACATTGCACAGGCGCACCAGCCGGATGAATTCGTGTCGCTCGAACAATTTGCGGCTGGCCAGACGTTCATGGAGCGGCTCTTGGCGGATCTGTCAGACGGCTGA
- a CDS encoding outer membrane protein has product MKKTGSGRPVRSMKSMAALFVIASGMAAPALASGPSTYQYETPPTTYAALPSYAAPDTNWSGAYVGVSLGYACCGRDRVQLAPAPPGVIGSMSEHGAFMGLHGGYDWQRGNRVIGVEGSLSFGNIGDDLTNATASSRVRISPVTEIRARAGWVNGDGLIYVTGGLALGRVAYAAGDTAVPSNIQSTFYAPGVSVGVGYERMVSANWSLRGEYGYTLYRARDLTDGTQTTRATPDYHAIRVGLSQRF; this is encoded by the coding sequence ATGAAAAAAACTGGATCGGGGCGCCCCGTGCGCTCCATGAAGTCTATGGCCGCGCTGTTTGTGATCGCGTCGGGCATGGCGGCTCCGGCCCTCGCCAGTGGGCCCTCGACGTATCAATACGAAACCCCGCCCACCACATACGCCGCACTCCCCTCTTATGCGGCGCCCGACACCAACTGGTCCGGGGCCTATGTCGGCGTGTCGCTGGGCTATGCCTGCTGCGGTCGCGACCGCGTTCAACTGGCCCCGGCACCTCCGGGCGTGATCGGCAGCATGAGCGAACACGGCGCATTCATGGGCCTTCATGGTGGCTACGATTGGCAGCGCGGCAACCGGGTCATCGGCGTCGAAGGTTCTCTGAGCTTTGGCAATATCGGCGACGACTTGACCAATGCCACCGCCAGTTCCCGCGTCCGGATTTCTCCGGTCACGGAAATCCGCGCCCGCGCGGGTTGGGTCAATGGTGACGGCCTGATCTATGTCACCGGTGGTTTGGCCTTGGGCCGCGTGGCTTATGCGGCGGGTGACACGGCGGTTCCGTCCAACATCCAATCGACGTTTTACGCACCCGGCGTGTCGGTCGGCGTCGGTTACGAGCGGATGGTGAGCGCAAACTGGTCGCTGCGTGGTGAGTATGGCTACACGTTGTACCGCGCACGCGATCTGACGGACGGCACACAAACGACCCGGGCGACGCCTGACTATCATGCGATCCGCGTCGGCCTGAGCCAACGGTTCTGA
- a CDS encoding M20 aminoacylase family protein, with the protein MPVRNRLAEMHPEITAWRHDLHENPELLYDLPRTSGIVAEKLTAFGCDEVVPGIGISGVVGVIHGRKRTSGKVIGFRADMDALPILEKSGVDYASRTPGKMHACGHDGHTAILLGAAKYLAETRNFDGTVVLAFQPAEEGGAGGKAMVDDGLMDRWGVQEIYGLHNMPGFPVGQFAIREGALLASADEFEITVTGKGGHAAMPHQAIDTTLVASQIVVALQSIVSRNIDPLGNVVVTVGSFHTDSVASNVIAHEVKLQGTVRTLDPDLRLLAEERIKALVPATAMAYGAVAEVDYRLGYPVTVNHPEQTRFAADCAEEVAGSVIRDVKPVMPAEDFAFMLEARPGAYIFMGNGDTPMCHHPAYTFDDGAIPAGCSWFVTLAERRMPLE; encoded by the coding sequence ATGCCCGTTCGCAATCGCCTCGCCGAAATGCATCCGGAAATCACCGCATGGCGGCACGATCTGCATGAGAACCCTGAGCTGTTATACGACCTTCCCCGAACCAGTGGCATCGTCGCAGAGAAACTCACGGCGTTTGGCTGCGACGAAGTTGTGCCCGGCATCGGCATTTCGGGCGTGGTTGGTGTGATCCATGGTCGCAAGCGCACGTCGGGCAAGGTGATCGGCTTTCGCGCCGATATGGATGCTTTGCCGATTCTCGAGAAATCAGGCGTCGACTATGCCTCGCGGACGCCGGGCAAGATGCACGCCTGCGGCCACGACGGCCACACCGCGATCCTGTTGGGCGCGGCAAAATACCTGGCCGAAACCCGCAATTTTGACGGCACCGTGGTGCTGGCCTTCCAACCCGCGGAGGAGGGTGGCGCAGGCGGCAAGGCGATGGTCGATGATGGGTTGATGGATCGCTGGGGCGTGCAGGAAATCTATGGCCTGCACAACATGCCTGGCTTTCCGGTCGGCCAGTTCGCGATCCGCGAGGGTGCACTGCTGGCCTCGGCGGATGAATTCGAGATCACCGTGACGGGCAAAGGCGGTCACGCCGCAATGCCTCATCAAGCGATTGATACCACCTTGGTCGCCAGTCAGATAGTTGTGGCATTACAATCCATTGTCTCGCGCAACATTGATCCGTTGGGCAATGTTGTGGTGACGGTCGGCAGCTTTCACACCGACAGCGTGGCCTCGAACGTGATTGCCCATGAGGTCAAGCTGCAAGGCACGGTACGCACGCTTGACCCCGATCTGCGCCTTCTGGCCGAGGAGCGGATCAAGGCGCTCGTGCCCGCCACCGCCATGGCCTATGGTGCGGTGGCCGAGGTTGACTATCGCCTCGGCTATCCGGTGACAGTGAACCATCCGGAGCAGACCAGATTTGCCGCCGATTGCGCCGAGGAGGTCGCGGGCTCGGTGATCCGTGACGTCAAACCGGTGATGCCCGCCGAGGATTTCGCCTTCATGTTGGAGGCACGTCCCGGTGCTTATATTTTCATGGGCAACGGTGACACGCCGATGTGTCACCATCCGGCCTATACCTTTGACGACGGTGCCATTCCCGCCGGGTGCAGTTGGTTTGTCACGCTGGCGGAACGGCGTATGCCCTTGGAGTAA
- a CDS encoding M20 aminoacylase family protein: protein MPVKNRIAEFQPEIAAWRQDLHAHPELRFDLPRTTAKVASLLRAFGVDEITEGIGQSGIVAVIKGRKSGSGRVIGFRADMDALPILEATGLPHASTSAGKMHACGHDGHTSILLGAAKYLAETRNFDGTVVLAFQPAEEGGGGARAMVADGLMDRWGIQEIYGLHNMPDLPTGHFAIKPGPLLAAADFFEITVRGKGGHGAMPHQVNDTTLAAAAVVMALQQVVSRNVPALNPAVVSVCGFATDTMAHNVIPDSVLLTGTVRTLDVATKKLIVQRIAEIATSTAQAYGAVAELDYQDGVLPTINAEDQTAFAIQAAQTVAGTVKTDIEPSMGGEDFAEMLAERPGAFILLGNGASAGLHHPKYEFNDEAIPAGCSWFATLAEQRMPL from the coding sequence ATGCCCGTCAAGAACCGGATCGCAGAGTTCCAACCCGAAATCGCGGCGTGGCGGCAGGATCTGCACGCGCACCCCGAATTGCGCTTTGACCTGCCGCGCACCACTGCCAAGGTCGCCAGCCTGCTGCGCGCGTTCGGTGTCGATGAGATCACCGAGGGCATCGGTCAATCGGGCATTGTTGCGGTGATCAAGGGGCGCAAATCTGGGTCAGGCCGGGTGATCGGGTTTCGCGCCGATATGGACGCGCTGCCGATCCTCGAGGCCACCGGCCTGCCGCACGCTTCGACCAGTGCGGGCAAGATGCATGCGTGCGGCCATGACGGGCACACCTCGATCCTGTTGGGCGCGGCCAAGTATCTGGCGGAAACGCGCAATTTCGACGGCACTGTGGTGTTGGCGTTTCAACCCGCCGAAGAAGGCGGCGGCGGCGCGCGCGCAATGGTCGCTGACGGATTGATGGATCGGTGGGGCATTCAGGAAATCTATGGCCTGCACAATATGCCCGACCTGCCAACCGGGCACTTCGCGATCAAACCGGGCCCCCTGCTGGCGGCGGCGGATTTCTTCGAGATCACGGTGCGCGGCAAGGGCGGTCACGGGGCCATGCCGCATCAGGTCAACGACACGACCTTGGCCGCCGCGGCGGTGGTCATGGCCCTGCAGCAGGTGGTATCGCGCAACGTGCCGGCGCTCAACCCGGCGGTCGTTTCGGTGTGCGGCTTTGCCACCGATACCATGGCGCATAACGTGATCCCCGATTCCGTTCTGCTGACGGGCACGGTGCGGACCTTGGATGTTGCGACCAAAAAGCTGATCGTTCAGCGCATTGCCGAGATCGCCACGTCCACCGCCCAGGCCTATGGCGCGGTGGCCGAGTTGGACTATCAGGATGGCGTCCTGCCGACCATCAACGCAGAGGATCAAACCGCTTTTGCAATTCAGGCGGCGCAAACCGTCGCCGGGACGGTAAAAACCGATATCGAGCCGTCGATGGGCGGCGAGGATTTCGCGGAAATGCTGGCCGAGCGACCCGGTGCCTTCATCCTGTTGGGCAATGGTGCCTCGGCGGGGCTGCACCATCCGAAATACGAATTCAACGACGAGGCAATTCCGGCAGGTTGTAGCTGGTTTGCAACCCTCGCCGAGCAACGCATGCCGCTTTGA
- a CDS encoding M20 aminoacylase family protein, with translation MAVKNRFAEMLPEITAWRRDFHENPELLFDVHRTAGIVEEKLREFGCDEVVPGIGRTGVVAVIKGNKTGSGKVIGLRADMDALPIFEATGAEHASKTPGKMHACGHDGHTAMLLGAAKYLAETRNFDGTVVVIFQPAEEGGGGGKVMCDDGLMDRWGIQEVYGMHNMPGIPLGQFAIREGAFFAATDQFKIHVEGLGGHAAKPHETVDTTVIAAHLVTALQTIASRNHDPVKNLVVSVTSFRTESEAFNVIPQHVELKGTVRTMDPETRAMAEVRIKALSAGIADAFGARAEVTYNRGYPVMVNSPEQTAFAAEVATKVSGACAEAPLIMGGEDFAFMLEERPGAYILVGNGDTAMVHHPQYDFDDNAIPAGCSWWAGIVENRMPA, from the coding sequence ATGGCCGTCAAGAACCGTTTCGCCGAAATGTTGCCCGAAATCACCGCCTGGCGCCGCGATTTCCATGAAAACCCCGAATTGCTGTTTGATGTTCACCGGACGGCCGGCATCGTCGAGGAAAAGCTGCGGGAATTCGGCTGCGACGAGGTGGTGCCGGGCATTGGCCGTACCGGTGTCGTGGCGGTGATCAAGGGGAACAAGACCGGATCGGGCAAGGTGATCGGGTTGCGCGCCGATATGGACGCACTGCCGATTTTCGAGGCGACCGGTGCCGAACACGCGTCGAAAACGCCAGGAAAGATGCATGCCTGCGGCCACGATGGACACACGGCGATGTTGCTGGGTGCGGCCAAATATCTGGCCGAGACCCGCAATTTTGACGGCACTGTGGTGGTGATTTTCCAGCCCGCCGAAGAGGGCGGTGGCGGCGGCAAGGTGATGTGCGACGACGGATTGATGGACCGTTGGGGCATTCAGGAAGTGTATGGAATGCACAACATGCCCGGCATTCCCTTGGGCCAATTCGCGATCCGGGAAGGAGCGTTTTTCGCGGCGACGGACCAATTCAAGATTCATGTCGAGGGGCTGGGTGGCCATGCCGCAAAGCCGCATGAGACCGTCGATACAACCGTGATCGCGGCGCATCTGGTGACGGCATTGCAAACCATTGCCAGCCGCAACCATGATCCAGTCAAGAATCTTGTGGTGTCGGTGACCTCGTTTCGCACCGAATCCGAGGCCTTCAACGTGATCCCGCAACATGTTGAGTTGAAGGGAACCGTGCGCACCATGGATCCAGAGACCCGCGCGATGGCCGAGGTGCGGATCAAGGCGCTCTCGGCCGGGATTGCGGACGCCTTTGGCGCGCGCGCCGAGGTCACCTATAACAGGGGGTATCCGGTCATGGTGAACAGCCCCGAGCAAACGGCCTTTGCTGCCGAGGTGGCGACCAAGGTTTCGGGCGCGTGCGCTGAAGCACCGCTGATCATGGGCGGCGAAGACTTTGCCTTCATGCTCGAGGAACGTCCGGGGGCCTATATCCTTGTCGGCAACGGCGACACGGCGATGGTGCACCACCCACAATATGATTTTGACGACAACGCCATCCCGGCGGGCTGTAGCTGGTGGGCGGGGATCGTCGAGAACCGGATGCCAGCGTAA